From one Melopsittacus undulatus isolate bMelUnd1 chromosome 16, bMelUnd1.mat.Z, whole genome shotgun sequence genomic stretch:
- the LOC101868862 gene encoding corticosteroid 11-beta-dehydrogenase isozyme 1 isoform X1 gives MGRLQKILIPFLGLVLAFWFYSARETFKPEMLKGKRVIVTGASTGIGEEMAYHLARMGSHILITARTESKLQKVVERCRELGAASAQYISGTMEDMAFAEHVVKEAQTSLGGLDMLILNHVGTSYFGYFDGDVGHIRKLLEINFLSYVAMTVSALPMLKESEGSIVVVSSMAGKVGFPFTVPYSATKFALDGFFSSLRQEFHIQNINVSITLCILGFIDTERALHAAADVLLVPAAPRAECALEILKGGALRYRELYYRYGSTRLPLLLRDCAAELLESMVRSRYRLDRIGSGQRRQSPADGAAGSPHR, from the exons ATGGGTCGGTTGCAGAAGATTCTCATTCCCTTTTTGGGACTGGTTTTGGccttctggttttattctgcGAGGGAGACTTTCAAACCGG AGATGCTGAAAGGGAAGCGGGTGATTGTCACTGGAGCAAGCACTGGAATTGGAGAGGAGATGGCGTATCACCTGGCACGGATGGGATCCCACATCCTGATCACAGCACGGACAGAGTCCAAGCTACAGAAA GTTGTGGAGCGGTGCCGTGAGCTGGGAGCAGCATCAGCACAGTACATCAGCGGTACCATGGAGGACATGGCCTTCGCCGAGCACGTGGTGAAGGAGGCACAGACCTCACTGG GAGGCCTGGACATGCTGATTCTTAACCACGTCGGCACATCATACTTTGGTTATTTCGATGGAGATGTTGGGCACATCCGAAAGCTCCTGGAGATCAACTTCCTCAGCTACGTGGCGATGACCGTGTCAGCCCTGCCCATGCTGAAGGAGAGTGAGGGCAGCATCGTGGTGGTCTCATCCATGGCAG GTAAAGTTGGGTTTCCTTTTACGGTCCCCTACTCTGCAACTAAGTTTGCCTTGGATGGATTTTTCAGCTCCCTGAGGCAGGAATTCCACATTCAGAACATTAATGTTTCCATCACTCTCTGCATCCTTGGCTTCATCGACACTG aaCGCGCACTGCACGCCGCCGCGGACGTGCTGCTCGTGCCCGCGGCGCCTCGGGCCGAGTGCGCGCTGGAGATCCTGAAGGGCGGCGCGCTCCGGTACCGGGAGCTCTATTACCGGTACGGCTCGACCCgactgccgctgctgctgcgcGACTGCGCCGcggagctgctggagagcatGGTGCGCAGCCGGTACCGCCTGGACCGCATCGGATCCGGCCAGCGCCGCCAGAGCCCCGCGGACGGAGCTGCGGGTTCGCCTCACCGGTAG
- the LOC101873983 gene encoding corticosteroid 11-beta-dehydrogenase isozyme 1-like, translating to MGLILKILIPLLGLLLAYYFYSAPEDFNEEMLRGKRVIVTGASTGIGEQMAYHLARMEAHLLLTARTEAKLQKVVKRCLELGAASARYVSGSMEDTKFPNVVVKEAENTWGGLDMLILNHIGYSYFNYFDGDVGHIRKILETNFLSYVAMTVSALPMLKESNGSIVVLSSMAGRIGSPFIAPYSSTKFALEGFFSSLRQEFIIEKVNVSITVCVLGYIDTENAMRAVSHVVRHKPAPKEECALEIIKSGALRQRELYYPRHTMGKMLLLHTIAPDFLDSLIRDNYKVENVKRP from the exons ATGGGTCTGATCCTGAAGATTCTGATCCCTTTGCTGGGACTACTACTGGCCTACTATTTTTATTCAGCTCCCGAGGACTTCAATGAAG AGATGCTCCGTGGGAAGCGGGTGATCGTGACCGGAGCCAGCACCGGCATTGGGGAGCAGATGGCTTATCACCTCGCACGCATGGAGGCACATCTCCTGCTCACAGCGCGCACGGAGGCCAAGCTGCAGAAA GTAGTGAAGCGGTGCCTGGAGCTGGGTGCTGCGTCCGCCCGCTATGTGAGCGGCTCTATGGAGGACACCAAGTTCCCCAATGTGGTGGTGAAGGAGGCTGAGAACACCTGGG GCGGCCTCGATATGCTCATCCTAAATCACATCGGTTACAGCTACTTCAACTACTTTGATGGGGATGTTGGGCACATCCGAAAGATCCTGGAGACCAACTTCCTCAGCTATGTGGCAATGACAGTATCTGCCCTTCCCATGCTGAAGGAGAGCAATGGTAGCATCGTTGTCCTTTCATCCATGGCAG GTAGAATCGGCAGCCCATTTATTGCTCCCTATAGTTCAACTAAGTTCGCCTTGGAAGGGTTTTTCAGCTCCTTGAGACAGGAATTCATCATTGAAAAGGTGAACGTCTCCATCACAGTCTGCGTCCTGGGCTACATTGACACAG AGAACGCAATGAGAGCAGTGTCACACGTCGTGCGGCATAAACCAGCACCAAAGGAGGAATGTGCACTGGAGATCATCAAGAGCGGGGCCCTGCGCCAGCGGGAGCTGTACTACCCACGCCATACCATGGGCAAGATGCTGCTCCTCCACACCATAGCCCCCGACTTCCTCGACTCCCTCATCAGGGACAACTATAAGGTGGAAAACGTCAAAAGACCATAG
- the G0S2 gene encoding G0/G1 switch protein 2, with protein sequence METMHELIPFAKEMLSQKPNRKMVKLYMLGSVLAFFGVVIGLVETVCSPFISEGRLEEENRPAPRQEQTRPHKQEDLVLGKSKKPGVMQRALVTRQHAS encoded by the coding sequence atggaaaccaTGCATGAGCTGATTCCCTTTGCCAAAGAAATGCTCAGCCAGAAGCCCAACAGGAAGATGGTCAAGCTGTACATGCTGGGCAGTGTGCTGGCTTTCTTTGGGGTGGTCATTGGTCTGGTGGAGACGGTGTGCAGCCCTTTCATCTCTGAAGGGAGGCTAGAGGAGGAGAACAGACCTGCCCCGAGGCAAGAGCAAACGCGTCCCCACAAACAGGAGGATCTGGTCTTGGGCAAGAGCAAGAAGCCGGGAGTGATGCAGAGGGCCCTGGTGACCAGGCAGCACGCGTCCTAA
- the LOC101868862 gene encoding corticosteroid 11-beta-dehydrogenase isozyme 1 isoform X2, which translates to MLKGKRVIVTGASTGIGEEMAYHLARMGSHILITARTESKLQKVVERCRELGAASAQYISGTMEDMAFAEHVVKEAQTSLGGLDMLILNHVGTSYFGYFDGDVGHIRKLLEINFLSYVAMTVSALPMLKESEGSIVVVSSMAGKVGFPFTVPYSATKFALDGFFSSLRQEFHIQNINVSITLCILGFIDTERALHAAADVLLVPAAPRAECALEILKGGALRYRELYYRYGSTRLPLLLRDCAAELLESMVRSRYRLDRIGSGQRRQSPADGAAGSPHR; encoded by the exons ATGCTGAAAGGGAAGCGGGTGATTGTCACTGGAGCAAGCACTGGAATTGGAGAGGAGATGGCGTATCACCTGGCACGGATGGGATCCCACATCCTGATCACAGCACGGACAGAGTCCAAGCTACAGAAA GTTGTGGAGCGGTGCCGTGAGCTGGGAGCAGCATCAGCACAGTACATCAGCGGTACCATGGAGGACATGGCCTTCGCCGAGCACGTGGTGAAGGAGGCACAGACCTCACTGG GAGGCCTGGACATGCTGATTCTTAACCACGTCGGCACATCATACTTTGGTTATTTCGATGGAGATGTTGGGCACATCCGAAAGCTCCTGGAGATCAACTTCCTCAGCTACGTGGCGATGACCGTGTCAGCCCTGCCCATGCTGAAGGAGAGTGAGGGCAGCATCGTGGTGGTCTCATCCATGGCAG GTAAAGTTGGGTTTCCTTTTACGGTCCCCTACTCTGCAACTAAGTTTGCCTTGGATGGATTTTTCAGCTCCCTGAGGCAGGAATTCCACATTCAGAACATTAATGTTTCCATCACTCTCTGCATCCTTGGCTTCATCGACACTG aaCGCGCACTGCACGCCGCCGCGGACGTGCTGCTCGTGCCCGCGGCGCCTCGGGCCGAGTGCGCGCTGGAGATCCTGAAGGGCGGCGCGCTCCGGTACCGGGAGCTCTATTACCGGTACGGCTCGACCCgactgccgctgctgctgcgcGACTGCGCCGcggagctgctggagagcatGGTGCGCAGCCGGTACCGCCTGGACCGCATCGGATCCGGCCAGCGCCGCCAGAGCCCCGCGGACGGAGCTGCGGGTTCGCCTCACCGGTAG